A genomic window from Glycine max cultivar Williams 82 chromosome 17, Glycine_max_v4.0, whole genome shotgun sequence includes:
- the LOC100806956 gene encoding galactose mutarotase, which produces MSKVFLLLCFLPGLLLVQAHKHHKKIGFYELKRGDLRLNLTNYGATIISVITPDKHGKLADIVLGYDSIDSYKNDTVYFGALIGRVANRIRGAKFTLDGKTYKLPANDHGNTLHGGARGFGDVVWSVESHKKHRHVTFTYDSFENEQGFPGKLKVSVTYMLIGRHKLAVKMIAKPVDKATPVNLAQHTYWNLRGHNSGDILSHTVQIFGSHITPVDRLLIPTGEIISVKGTPYDFLEPKKVGSQIQEGLYDMNYVLDKSFKKHLSKVVVVTDPVSGRKLELWSNQLGLQFYTSGQLNATKGKDGAVYRKHAGIALETQGFPDSVNYPYFPSQIVRPGEIYKHTMLYRFTTS; this is translated from the exons ATGTCTAAGGTATTCTTGTTGTTATGTTTTCTCCCTGGGCTACTCCTTGTTCAGGCACATAAACATCATAAGAAAATTGGGTTTTATGAACTGAAGAGAGGAGATCTTAGGTTGAATTTGACAAATTACGGTGCTACAATTATCTCAGTCATAACACCTGATAAACATG GGAAATTAGCCGATATTGTTCTTGGCTACGATTCCATTGATTCTTATAAG AATGATACAGTTTACTTCGGTGCCCTTATTGGACGTGTGGCAAATAGGATTAGAGGAGCTAAATTCACTTTGGATGGCAAAACCTACAAATTGCCCGCTAATGATCACGGGAACACACTTCACG GTGGCGCAAGAGGCTTCGGTGATGTTGTATGGTCTGTGGAATCCCACAAGAAACACCGTCACGTGACATTTACCTACGATAGTTTTGAAAATGAACAAG GCTTTCCTGGAAAACTTAAGGTCTCAGTGACTTACATGCTCATTGGAAGACACAAATTGGCAGTGAAAATGATAGCAAAGCCAGTGGACAAAGCCACACCAGTGAATCTAGCACAGCATACTTACTGGAACCTTAGGGGCCACAACAGTGGTGACATTCTTTCTCACACTGTTCAGATCTTTGGCTCACACATCACACCAGTGGACAGGCTTCTCATCCCCACCGGCGAAATCATATCTGTTAAGGGCACCCCTTATGATTTCCTTGAACCAAAAAAAGTTGGAAGCCAGATTCAGGAAGGTCTATATGACATGAACTATGTGCTAGACAAAAGTTTCAAAAAGCACTTAAGTAAGGTTGTTGTGGTGACAGACCCTGTCTCTGGGAGGAAATTGGAGCTTTGGTCAAACCAACTTGGTCTGCAGTTCTATACTAGTGGCCAGTTGAATGCTACCAAAGGCAAGGATGGAGCCGTATACCGCAAGCATGCCGGCATTGCCTTGGAGACACAGGGTTTCCCAGATTCTGTGAATTACCCTTACTTTCCATCCCAGATTGTGAGGCCTGGGGAGATTTATAAGCACACCATGCTTTACAGATTCACAACTAGCTAA
- the LOC100807488 gene encoding F-box/kelch-repeat protein SKIP11, which produces MGTLERFSTEEDERPRKFSKLSDDPEEEDAMQIDMGSLLASQDQGNDHPKHAPKKTGKVVRDPKWLVNEDVSTGVLLHLSRYEYGSIASLNRNFLSLIRSGELYRVRRKLGVVEHWVYFSCNILEWEVFDPINGHWMHLPRMPCNPYDCFVFSDKESLAVGTELLVFGRAIEACIVYEYSLLTNKWSHGIQMSVPRCLFASASHGEKAIVAGGSAEGKILSVAELYNSDTKTWEVLPNMNKARKMCSGVFMDGKFYAIGGMGEDGNRLTCGEEYDLDTKEWRVIPNMVPPRIQGPDGPEAPPLVAVVNNVLYAADYAQMVMRKYVKERNNWVYVGGLPEGASSVNGWGYAFRACGDRIVVIGGERTMGGESMVEINSWIPAQGAPQWNLLARRCIGGNFVYNCAVMGC; this is translated from the coding sequence ATGGGTACTTTAGAACGCTTTTCAACTGAAGAAGATGAAAGACCTAGAAAGTTTTCGAAACTTTCAGATGATCCTGAGGAGGAGGATGCTATGCAGATTGATATGGGTTCTCTTTTAGCTTCCCAAGACCAAGGCAATGATCATCCGAAGCATGCACCCAAGAAGACGGGAAAGGTGGTGCGTGACCCAAAATGGCTTGTTAACGAGGATGTCTCAACCGGTGTTCTCCTTCACCTGTCAAGGTATGAGTATGGCTCAATTGCCTCACTGAACAGGAATTTCTTGTCTCTGATTAGATCAGGAGAACTCTACCGGGTCAGGCGGAAATTGGGAGTTGTAGAACACTGGGTTTACTTCTCTTGCAACATCCTTGAATGGGAGGTGTTTGATCCAATCAATGGCCATTGGATGCACTTGCCTAGAATGCCTTGCAATCCGTATGACTGCTTCGTGTTTTCTGATAAGGAGTCTTTGGCTGTTGGCACAGAACTTCTTGTGTTTGGAAGGGCAATAGAGGCTTGTATTGTTTATGAATATAGCCTCTTGACCAACAAATGGTCACATGGTATTCAGATGAGTGTTCCTAGATGCTTGTTTGCATCCGCGAGCCACGGTGAAAAGGCCATAGTTGCTGGTGGGAGTGCAGAGGGCAAGATCTTGAGTGTGGCTGAGCTTTATAACTCAGACACCAAGACATGGGAGGTTCTTCCAAACATGAACAAGGCAAGAAAAATGTGTTCTGGCGTGTTCATGGATGGGAAATTTTATGCCATCGGTGGAATGGGGGAAGATGGTAATAGGCTGACATGTGGTGAGGAGTATGATTTGGATACAAAAGAATGGCGTGTGATTCCTAACATGGTGCCTCCGCGAATCCAGGGACCAGATGGCCCTGAGGCACCTCCTTTGGTTGCGGTTGTGAACAATGTGCTGTATGCTGCAGATTATGCACAGATGGTGATGAGGAAGTATGTGAAAGAGAGGAACAATTGGGTCTACGTTGGAGGTCTTCCTGAGGGAGCATCCTCTGTGAATGGTTGGGGATATGCATTTCGTGCATGTGGAGATCgaattgttgttattggtggGGAAAGGACTATGGGTGGTGAAAGTATGGTTGAAATCAATTCTTGGATCCCTGCTCAAGGTGCACCACAGTGGAACTTGCTTGCCAGAAGGTGCATTGGTGGGAACTTTGTGTATAATTGCGCAGTCATGGGATGCTGA